The sequence GGTTCGAAACCGCCTGGGTCCTGGGGGTGACGTCAGCTGAAAGCGGCCTGCGCGCAGGCGTCCGGCGAGGTGAGGTTCACGCCCGCGTAGACCACCTGGATGTGCGCGCAGACGATCAGCGGCACGTCGGTGCGCGGTGTGCCGGTGCGCGCGTCCACCGGCCAGGTCTGCCCGTGGAAGCGGAACTTCTCCGGTGGTCCACCGCCGAAGTAGATGGTGGTGAACTCCATGTCGGTCAGCGACTTGAACATCCGGGTGTTGGGCGCATCGGATTTCGCGTCCACGTAAACGTTGCGATCCATGGTGCGCAGCGTGGTGGTCTGGCGCGCCCACAGGTCGCCGGGGAAACCGATGATGCCTTGCGGCGTGCGTAGATGGGCGCGGGTGTCGAAGAAGCATGTGCCTTCGGCCGCAATGCAATTGGCGCTGACTTCCATCTCCAGCGAGGTCGCCGCATCGACGGGTATCGATGCGGTGGCGGTGTCGACCGCTGCCGTCGACGTCGGGACGGGTGCGACGAGCGCGAGCGCCAACCATGCCGCCGGGAACGCCCCGAGTAAGCCGCGCAACCGCTTCACGATTCTCCCTTCGGTGCGGCGAATGCTAGCCCGCCGGCTACTCGTCGTAGGTGAGTTCCACCGAATCCGACCGCGGCTTGGCCTGGCAGCCCAGGATCAGGCCCTCGTCGAGGTCGGACTGCTCGAGCACGTCGTTGACCTCCATTTCGACCTCACCGCTCTTCTTGAGCACCGCGCAGGCGCCGCAATGACCTTCGCGGCAGGAGAACGGTGCGTCAAGGCCCTTGTCCAGCAGCACGTCGAGCAGCTTGGCGTTGCGTGGCCAGGTGATCTCGTGCTTCTCACCGTCGAGCGTGACGATCGCGGTGGCCGGACCCTCGGCGCTGTCGTCGTCCTCTGAGTAGTCGACGACTACCGCTTTGAACGGGTCGGACTCCAACGACTTGAACACCTCGATGTGGATCCGATTGTCGTCGGCGCCGACGTTCTTGAGCGCTTCCTCGGCCGCGGCCATGAACGGTGCGGGCCCGCAGATGTAGGTGTCGTGGGCTTTGTACGGGGCGACCAGGCCTGCGAGCGCCGACGCGGTCGGCAGCCCCTGCACGCTGACCAGCCAGTGCACGACGGTGAGCCGGTCGGGATACTTGGCCACCAACTCGCGCAGCACCTTGCCGAAGATGACCGAGTTCTCGTCCTCGTTCGCATAGATCAGGACCACCCGGCCACCGCCCTCGGCCAACGCGGACTTACAGATGGACAGCATCGGGGTGATCCCGCTGCCCGCGGCCAGCAGCAGGAAGTCGCTGTCGAGTGTCTTGGGCACGAAGGTGCCCGAGGGGGCGAGCACGTGGATCTTCATGCCGGCGTGGGCGTGGTCGCACAACCAGTTGGACGCATAGCCGTCCGCGGTGCGTTTGACGGTCACCGTCATCGGGTCACCGGTGAAAGGCGAGCTGCACAGCGAGTAGCAGCGCGCCACCGAGCCGGTGCGCTCGCTCGGCACCCGCAGCGTCAGGAACTGCCCGGGCGCGTAGCGCAACCGCTCGGCGGGAATCTCGGATCCGTCGGGAACCCGGAACACCAGCGACCGCGCGTCGGCGGTCTCCTCGACCACCTCGCCCACTTCGAGCTCGAGCACGTGGCTACCGAGCGGCTCATCGGTCACGACGCTCTACCCTTCTCAGGCTCAAAACTGCCCATAACTAGAACAGGTTACAGAAATGCATGTGTGCAGGTCCAGCCTGCTGATAACCCCCCGTACTCGACATGAATCGTAACGTGTTCTAATCTCTTTCTAGCGGTCTGGTCTCGCGCAAACGCCCAACGCCAGGTCCTTACCTCGGGAGGTAACCAGTGACATCCATTGAACAGCGTGACGTGGAGGCCGTCCTAGCCGGCATCGACGACCTGCTGCCGTTGATCACCAAGCGCGCTCAGCAGACCGAAGACCTGCGTCGGCTACCCGACGAGACGGTCGACGAGCTCGACGAGCTCGGCTTCTTCAAGCTGCTGCAGCCCGAGCAGTGGGGCGGCACGCAGTGCGACCCGACGCTGTTCTTCGAGGCGGTGCGCCGGCTGGCCAGCGCCTGCGGCTCCACCGGCTGGGTCGCATCGATCATCGGCGTGCACAACTGGCACCTCTCGTTGTTCGACCAGAAGGCCCAGGAGGATGTCTGGGGCGACGACCCCAGCGTCCGGGTCTCATCGTCGTACGCGCCGATGGGGGCGGGCACCGTGGTCGACGGCGGCTACATCGTCAACGGGTCGTGGAACTGGTCCTCTGGCTGTGACCACGCGACGTGGACCTTCGTCGGCGGCCCGGTGATCAAGGACGGCAAGCCCGTCGACTTCGGCAGCTTCCTGATCCCGCGCACCGAGTACGAGATCGACGACGTGTGGCATGTCGTCGGGCTCAAGGGCACCGGCAGCAACACGCTCAAGATCAAAGACGTGTTCGTGCCGCGGCACCGCTTCCTGTCCTACAAGGCGATGAACGACCACACCGCGGGCGGCCTGCAGACCAACACCGCGCCGGTGTACAAGATGCCCTGGGGCACAATGCATCCGACCACCATCTCGGCACCGATCGTCGGCATGGCCTACGGTGCCTACGCCGCGCACGTCGAGCATCAGGGCAAGCGGGTGCGCGCGGCGTTCGCCGGGGAGAAGGCCAAGGACGATCCGTTCGCCAAGATCCGCATCGCGGAGGCGGCCAGCGACATCGACGCCGCGTGGCGCCAGTTGATCGGCAACGTCGGCGAGGAGTACGAGCTGCTGAAGGCGGGCCGGGCGATCCCGTTCGAGTTGCGCGCCCGCGCCCGCCGCGACCAGGTGCGGGCGACCGGGCGCGCGATCGCCTCGATCGACCGGCTCTTCGAGGCCTCCGGTGCTACCGCGCTGAACCTCGACGCCCCGGTGCAGCGGTTCTGGCGAGACGCGCACGCCGGCCGGGTGCACGCGGCCAACGACCCGGAACGGGCGTACCTGATTTTCGGAAACAACGAGTTCGGTCTGCCGCCGCAGGACACGATGGTCTGATGACTTCGTTCGCGGCCGAAGCTGCCCAACAGCAGGAGATCACGTTCGAGTCGACGTCGCGGTTCGCCGACGTGAGTGGCAAGGGCCGGCCCATGCGGCTGCACTACCACGAAGCCGGCGTCGGTAACGACCAGACGGTCGTGATGCTGCACGGCGGTGGGCCCGGCGCGTCGAGTTGGTCGAACTTCGGACGGAACATCGCCGTGCTCGCCAAGCACTTCCACGTGCTGGCCGTCGATCAGCCCGGCTACGGTCACTCCGACAAGCACACCGAACACGAGCAGTACAACCGCTACAGCGCCACCGCGCTGTTAGATCTGTTCGACCACCTCGGCATCGAACGTGCTGCGCTGGTGGGTAATTCGCTCGGCGGTGGCACCGCGGTGCGGTTCGCGCTCGACAACCCCAAGCGGGCGGGCCGGCTGGTGCTGATGGGTCCCGGCGGGTTGAGCGTGAACCTGTTCGCACCCGACCCCACCGAGGGAGTCAAACTGCTCGGCAAGTTCACCGCGGAGCCCACGCGCGAGAACATGGAGAAGTTTCTTCGCATCATGGTCTACGACCAGAGCCTCATCACCCCGGAACTGGTCGACGAACGGTTCGCCATCGCCAGCCAGCCGGAGTCGCTGGCCGCCGCGCGCGCGATGGGTAAGTCCTTTGCCGGAGCTGATTTCGAGCTCGGCATGATGTGGCGCGAGGTGTACAAGCTGCGTCAGCGGGTACTGCTGATCTGGGGTCGTGAGGACCGGGTCAACCCGCTGGACGGCGCGTTGGTCGCCCTCAAACAGATTCCGCGGGTGCAGTTGCACGTCTTCGGGCAGTGCGGACACTGGGCCCAGCTGGAGAAGTTCGACGAGTTCAACAAGCTCACAGTGGATTTTCTAGGAGGCGGGTCGTGAGCATCCGGTCACTGGGCTATCTGCGAATCGAGGCCACCGACGTCGCCGCGTGGCGCGAGTACGGGCTGAAGGTGCTCGGCATGGTCGAGGGCAGCGGCCAGGTAGAGGGCGCGCTTTACCTGCGGATGGACGACTTCCCGGCGCGGCTGGTCATCATCCCCGGCGAACACGACCGGTTACAGAGCTCGGGCTGGGAAACCGCGAACGCCGCAGGGCTGCAGGAGATCCGCAACCGCCTCGACCTCGAAGGCACCCCGTACAAGGAGGCCACCGCCGCCCAGTTGGCGGATCGCCGCGTCGACGAGATGATCATCTTCGACGACCCGTCCGGCAACACGCTGGAGGTGTTCCACGGGGCCGCGCTCGAGCACCGCCGGGTCGTGAGCCCCTACGGCCACAGGTTCGTCACCAAGGAACAGGGCCTCGGCCACGTGGTGCTGACCACCCGCGACGACGCGGAGTCGCTGCACTTCTACCGCGACGTGCTCGGGTTCAAGCTGCGCGACTCGATGCGGTTGCCGCCGCAGCTGGTCGGACGGCCGGCCGACGGGCCACCGGCCTGGCTGCGGTTCTTCGGTGTCAACCCGCGCCATCACAGCCTTGCCTTCATGCCTGGCGAAACACCAAGCGGCATCGTGCATCTGATGGTCGAGGTGGAAAACAGCGACGACGTCGGGCTGTGCCTGGACCGGGCGCTGCGGCGTAAGGTGCCGATGTCGGCGACGCTAGGTCGGCATGTCAACGACAAGATGCTGTCGTTCTACATGAAGACTCCGGGCGGATTCGACGTCGAATTCGGTTGTGAAGGACTGCAAGTCGACGACCAAGACTGGATCGCACGGGAGAGCACCGCGGTCAGCCTGTGGGGTCACGACTTCAGCGTCGGCTTCAAGAACTAGTGTCCGCAGAGTCGTTGGACCCGCGCACCTTCCGCAGTGTGCTCGGTCAGTTCTGCACGGGCATCACCGTGATCACCACCATGCACGAGGACACCCCGGTAGGCTTCGCCTGCCAGTCGTTCGCGGCGTTGTCGCTCGACCCGCCGCTGGTGCTGTTCTGTCCGACCAAGATGTCGCGGTCGTGGCAGGCGATCGAGGCCAGCGGTCACTTCTGCGTGAACGTGCTGCACGAGAACCAGAAGGAAGTCTCGGCGACGTTCGGCTCCAAAGAACCCGACAAGTTCGCCGGATTCGACTGGCATCTCTCCGAACTCGGCTCACCGATGATCAAGGGCTCGCTGGCCCACATCGACTGTTCGGTGCACTCGGTGCACGACGGCGGCGACCACTACGTCGTGTTCGGAGCCGTGCACTCGCTGTCGGACGCGCAGCACCGCACGCCGCGGCCGCTGCTGTTCTACCGGGGCCAATACACCGGCATCGAGCCCGACAAGACCACGCCGGCACAGTGGCGCGACGACCTGGAGGCGTTTCTCACCGCCACCACCGACGACACCTGGCTCTAAATACAGCCCGCGGCACAGGGGTCCGCAACGGGCAACGACTCGGGCGGTGGCGCGCTCGGGTCTGCCGGCGGCAGCTGCTCGGTGAGGTCGACGTCGTGGTCGAGGTTCGGCGCCATCGGAATCACGTTGCACAGGAAGCTCAGCGCCAATTCGCACGGCGGAGGCCCGGGCTGCGCACCGGCCGGAGCCGCCGACAGCGCTGCCGCGGCCGCCATCGCCGCCGCGGTGATCAACGCCTTGGTGAACACCGGGTCACTCTAGCGCCTGTTCGCCGATGAAGTCGATGACCGTCGCGGCCACCTCGGCGTGCATGGTTTCGTTGAGGACGTCGTGGCGGGCGCCCACGAACTCCGCGATCCGCAGCGCCTCGATCTGCTCGGCGTAGGCGCGCACCGGCTCGATCGGGGCGATCGGATCGTTGACACCGTGCAGCGCCAGCGTCGGCACCGCGAGTTTCGGCAGTTCGGAACCGAACCGATCCCATGCCCAGTCGAGCTCCCGGGTCAGCGTCGCGCCGTCGGCGTCGACGAACGCCAGCGGATCGTTCTCCAACGCATCGAGATAGAAGGGGTCCGAGGACAGCCAGGCCGGATCGAGCTCGACGGAGGTGTCGCTGTCCAGCATCTCGGGGATCGGCACCAGCGGCGCACCGGAGACGACGCCGGCCCGATAGCGGTCGGGCTGGTTCAGCAGGCGGAACAACGTGACGACCGACCCGAACGAGTGGCCCTGCGCGATCAACGGCAGCCCAGGTCGGCGGTTCTCGGCCAGCCCGCTCAACGCGTCGGCCAGCGCCGAGCTGTCCTCGATCGAGCCGAAGTCACCGCGCTCGCCGGGGCTGAGGCCGTGGCCGAATTGGTCGACCGCCCACAGGTCGATTCCCGCCGCGTTCAGGGCGAAACCGTACCGGTGGTAGAGCCCGGTGTGTTCGCCGAACCCGTGCAGAAAGATCACGACGGCACGAGGCGCGGCCGCGTCCCAATGACGGTAGTAGGCCCGGCCCTTCGGATGGTCGATGAACGGCATGGATTGACTGCAGCAAGTCGCGCCGCGAAGCGCAAGCCCCTCGGCTGGTCAACCTCGGCCGAGCAGCACGTCGCGGCTCGTGGCCATCTGCAAGCGGATGGCGTCGACGACGGCCGCGACCTCGGGTCTGCGCAACGTCTCGGCACGGGCGACCAGCCAGTACGTCAACCGGACGGCCACCGCGTCGGGCAACACCCGGATCAGGTCGTCGTGGCGGTCGGCCATGAAGCACGGCAACAATCCCAGCCCGGCTGAGGCTCTCGTCGCCTCGACGTGCACGAAAACGTTTGTCGACGTGACGGATTCGCGCATATCGGGGGCGAAGCTGGTGGCGACGTCGAGGTCGTCGACCTGCAGCATGGCGTCGATGAAGTACACCAGCGGAAAACGGGACATGTCGGCGATGCTCGTCGGGGTGCCGTGCTCACGCAGGTAGTCCCGTGCCCCGTACAGGCCGAGGCAGTAGTCGCCGAGTTGAATCGCCTTGGCGCGGTGCACCTTCGGTTCCCCGACCACCACCTCGACGTCCAGCCCGGAGCGCTGCTGGGTGGCCGGCCGGGTGGTGGCGACGATCTCGACGGCGATCTTGGGGTGCTCACGCTGCACGCGGGCCGCAGCGGGCGCGGCGATGTACGCCGAAAATCCGTCGGTCGCCGAGATCCGCACGACGCCCTCCAGCGCGCGCTCGCCGCCGCTGTCGACGCTCAGCGACCGCACGGCGGATTCGACCGCCTCGGCCGCCGCCAGCGCCTCGCGGCCGAGGTCGGTCAGCTCCCAGCCGCCCGCGCCGCGGGTCAGCACCCGCCCGCCGATTGCCTGCTCGAGCGCGGCGATGCGCCGAGAAATGGTCGTGTGGTTGAGCCCGAGTTCCTCGGCCGCGGTGGTGTAGCGGCCCGAGCGGCCGACCGCCAGCAAGACCAGCAAATCGTCGGCGCTGGGACGTCCCGTCGACACCGTCATGATCTGCATTTTTGCAGATCGGCACTGCAGGTTTGGCTATTGCGGGGGAACGAACCTGCATGAATACTCACAGCGGGCCTGTGCCCATGGCCACAATCAGAGGAGCGCCGGATGAGCATCACGGACGAACCGAAGCCGCAACCCGGCGGGGCCGGTCCGATACCGACCGGGCTGAAACGGGTCGTGGTCGCCTCGATGGCGGGCACCGTCGTCGAGTGGTACGAGTTCTTCCTGTATGCCACCGCGGCCACGCTGGTCTTCAACAAGGTGTTCTTCGCCGAGGGCACCAGCGAGGCCAGCGGGCTCATCGCCGCGCTGCTGACCTACGCCGTCGGGTTCGTCGCGCGACCCCTCGGCGGCGTGGTGTTCGGGCACTTCGGCGACAAGTACGGCCGCAAGAAGCTGCTCCAGTTCGCGATCCTGCTCGTCGGTGCGGTCACCTTCCTGATGGGGTCCCTGCCGACCTACGAGCAGATCGGGGTGTGGGCGCCGATCCTTCTCGTCGTCCTGCGGTTCCTTCAGGGCTTCGCGGTCGGCGGCGAGTGGGGCGGCGCGGTGCTGCTGGTCGCCGAGCACAGCCCCAACGACAAGCGCGCGTTCTGGGCCAGCTGGCCGCAGGCCGCGGTGCCCGTCGGCAACATGCTGGCCACCGTCGTGCTGCTGATCCTGACGCAGGCACTGTCGGAGGCGTCCTTCTTGTCGTGGGGCTGGCGGATCGCGTTCTGGCTGTCGGCGGTCGTCGTGGGGATCGGCTACTACATTCGCACCAAGGTCTCCGACGCCCCGATCTTCGTGGCCGCACAACAGGAGGTCGAGCGCGCCAAAGCGGTGTCCTACGGCGTGGTCGAGGTGTTGAAGCGTTATCCCCGTGGGGTTTTCACCGCGATGGGGCTGCGCTTCGCCGAGAACATCATGTACTACCTCGTCGTCACGTTCTCGATCGTCTACCTCAAGACCCACGTCCACGCCGACACCAGCGACATCCTGTGGTGGCTGTTGGCCGCCCACGCGGTGCACTTCGTGGTCATCCCGCAAGTGGGGCGGTTGGCCGACCGCTTCGGGCGCCGACCGGTGTACATCGTCGGCGCCGTCGCCGCGGGCTGCTGGGGCTTCTTCGCATTCCCGATGATGAACAGCGCCAACTACCTGCTGATCATGGGCGCCATCATCGCCGGGCTGGTGATCCACGCGTTGATGTACTCACCGCAGCCGGCGCTGATGGCCGAAATGTTCCCCACCCGCATGCGGTACTCCGGCGTCTCCCTGGGATATCAGGTCACCGCGATCGTCGCCGGTTCACTGGCGCCCGCGATCGCGACGTGGCTGCTGGACAGGTTCGACTCCGCGGTACCGATCGCCCTGTATCTGGCGGGCGCGGCGGTGATCACCCTGGTGGCCGCGCTGGTCACCAGGGAAACCAACGGCATCGATCTCGAGGCCCTCGATCAGGCCGACCGTGACGCCCTCGCGAAAGCGGGTCGGCTGTGACCGACCTGGCCGGGCGCACCGCGCTGGTCACCGGCGGCGCGAGCGGCATCGGCGCCGCCTGCGCACGTGAGCTCGCCGCGCGCGGCGCGCAGGTCACCGTCGCCGACGTCGACGCCGACGGCGCGCGGAGCGTCGCGGACGAAATCAGCGGAAAACCCTGGGCCGTCGACCTTTCCGACGTCGCCGCCCTCGAGGGGCTGCGGCTGCAAACCGACATCCTGGTCAACAACGCCGGAGTGCAGCACGTCAGCCCGATCGAGGACTTTCCGCCCGAACGTTTCCGGTTCATCCTGGCGCTCATGGTCGAGGCGCCGTTCCTGTTGATCCGCGCCGCGCTGCCGCACATGTACGGCCAGCAGTTCGGGCGGATCATCAACATCTCGTCGGTGCACGGACTGCGGGCCTCGGAGTACAAGAGCGGTTACGTCACCGCCAAACACGGGCTCGAGGGCCTTTCGAAAGTAACTGCCCTGGAAGGCGGCTCGCGAAATGTCACAAGCAACTGTGTCGATCCCGGCTACGTGCGCACGCCGCTGGTCACCAAACAGATCGCCGACCAGGCGCGTCGACACGAGGTCCCTGAAGATAAGGTGGTGGAGGAGATTCTTCTCAAGGAGAGCGCGATCAAACGGCTGGTCGAACCGGAAGACGTTGCGTCGCTGGTGGGTTGGCTTGCCTCGCCGGACGCGGCGATGGTGACGGGCGCGTCCTACACGATGGACGGGGGGTGGAGCGCCCGATGACCGACACCGTTACGGCGCAGTGGACGCCGACCGAGGACGACATCGCCGCGGCGCGGGTCACCGACTTCGCCCGGTTCGTGAAGACCCGCACCGGAACGCTCCATGAGGACTACCGGTCGCTGTGGCAGTGGTCGGTCGACGACCCGGCCGCGTTCTGGGCGGCATTGTGGGACTACTTCGAGCTCGGCGACCGACCCGAGGTGGTTCTCGCCGCCGAAACGATGCCTGGGGCGCAGTGGTTTCCCGGCGCCAAGCTGAACTATGTCGACCAGGTGATCCGCAGCGCGCGCACCGATCGACCGGCCATTCTTCATGTGACCGAGGACGGCTCGACCACCGAAGTGAGCTGGGCCGAACTCCTCGGCCGCACTGCGGCTTTCGCGCAGCGGCTGCGCGAGCTGGGAGTCAACAGCGGCGACCGGGTCGTCGGATACCTGCCGAACATCCCCGAGGCGATCATCGCGTTTCTGGCCACCGCCAGCATCGGCGCGGTCTGGAGTGCGTGCGGGCAGGACTACTCGGCCAAGGCCGCGCTGGACCGGCTCGGCCAGCTCGAACCCATCGTGCTGGTGACCGCCGACGGATATCACTACGGCGGGAAGTTTCACGACAAGAGCGCCGACATCGCGACCATGCAGGCGGGCCTGCCCTCGCTGCGGGCCACCGTGATGGCCGGCGAGTTGGACCGCTCGGCCGACGCGAACGCACTGGCCACCACGGCTGTGGACTTCGATCACCCGCTGTGGATCCTGTTCTCGTCGGGGACGACCGGGCTGCCGAAGGGCATTGTGCACGGTCACGGCGGGGTCGTGCTGGAGCATTTGAAAGCCGTTGCACTGCAGTGTGATCTGGGAGCAGAAGACACCTTCTTCTGGTACACCAGCCCAAGCTGGATGATGTGGAACTTCCTGGTCGCCGGGCTGCTGGTGGGTACGACGACCGTCTGCTACGCCGGCAGCCCCAACTCGCCGCGCCCGGATCGGCTGTGGGAGATCGCCGCGCAGGTGCGGGCCACCCTATTGGGCACCAGCCCCGGCTACGTGCTCGGCTGCGCGAAGGCGGGTGCGGTGCCGCGCACGGACCACGACCTCTCGGCGCTGCGCACCGTCGGGATCACGGGGTCGTCACTGCCGCCGTCGACGTCGTTGTGGTTGCGCGACAACGTCGGTGAGCGCGTCCAGGTGTCCTCGATAAGCGGCGGCACCGACGTGGTCTCGGCGTTCATCGGCGGGGTGCCCACCGTGCCGGTCTGGCCGGGGGAGTTGTCCGCGCCGTACCTCGGGTGTGCGCTGGACGCCTGGGACGAGTCGGGCAACCCGGTGCGCGGCGAGGTCGGCGAGCTGGTGATCACCAAACCGATGCCGTCGATGCCGGTCGGGTTCTGGAACGATCCCGACGGATCGCGGTACCGCAGCGCGTATTTCGACATGTTCCCCGGTGTGTGGCGGCACGGCGACTGGATCACCATCACCGAGCGCGGCAGCATCATCGTGCACGGCCGGTCGGACTCCACGCTGAACCGGCATGGCATCAGGATGGGCAGTGCCGACATCTACCAGGTGGTCGAGCGGATTCCGGAGGTCGCCGAGGCGTTGGTGATCGGGGTCGAGCAATCCGACGGCGGGTACTGGATGCCGTTGTTCGTGGTGCTGGCCGACGGCGCGGAACTCACCGACGAGTTGCGTGACCGGATCAACACCGCGATCCGCACCGAGGTGTCGCCGCGGCATGTCCCCGACGAGATCATCGCCGCCCCCGGGGTGCCGCACACCCGCACCGGCAAGAAGCTCGAGGTGCCGATCAAGAAGCTGTTCG comes from Mycolicibacterium pulveris and encodes:
- a CDS encoding ferredoxin--NADP reductase; the encoded protein is MTDEPLGSHVLELEVGEVVEETADARSLVFRVPDGSEIPAERLRYAPGQFLTLRVPSERTGSVARCYSLCSSPFTGDPMTVTVKRTADGYASNWLCDHAHAGMKIHVLAPSGTFVPKTLDSDFLLLAAGSGITPMLSICKSALAEGGGRVVLIYANEDENSVIFGKVLRELVAKYPDRLTVVHWLVSVQGLPTASALAGLVAPYKAHDTYICGPAPFMAAAEEALKNVGADDNRIHIEVFKSLESDPFKAVVVDYSEDDDSAEGPATAIVTLDGEKHEITWPRNAKLLDVLLDKGLDAPFSCREGHCGACAVLKKSGEVEMEVNDVLEQSDLDEGLILGCQAKPRSDSVELTYDE
- the hsaA gene encoding 3-hydroxy-9,10-secoandrosta-1,3,5(10)-triene-9,17-dione monooxygenase oxygenase subunit, with product MTSIEQRDVEAVLAGIDDLLPLITKRAQQTEDLRRLPDETVDELDELGFFKLLQPEQWGGTQCDPTLFFEAVRRLASACGSTGWVASIIGVHNWHLSLFDQKAQEDVWGDDPSVRVSSSYAPMGAGTVVDGGYIVNGSWNWSSGCDHATWTFVGGPVIKDGKPVDFGSFLIPRTEYEIDDVWHVVGLKGTGSNTLKIKDVFVPRHRFLSYKAMNDHTAGGLQTNTAPVYKMPWGTMHPTTISAPIVGMAYGAYAAHVEHQGKRVRAAFAGEKAKDDPFAKIRIAEAASDIDAAWRQLIGNVGEEYELLKAGRAIPFELRARARRDQVRATGRAIASIDRLFEASGATALNLDAPVQRFWRDAHAGRVHAANDPERAYLIFGNNEFGLPPQDTMV
- the hsaD gene encoding 4,5:9,10-diseco-3-hydroxy-5,9,17-trioxoandrosta-1(10),2-diene-4-oate hydrolase; translated protein: MTSFAAEAAQQQEITFESTSRFADVSGKGRPMRLHYHEAGVGNDQTVVMLHGGGPGASSWSNFGRNIAVLAKHFHVLAVDQPGYGHSDKHTEHEQYNRYSATALLDLFDHLGIERAALVGNSLGGGTAVRFALDNPKRAGRLVLMGPGGLSVNLFAPDPTEGVKLLGKFTAEPTRENMEKFLRIMVYDQSLITPELVDERFAIASQPESLAAARAMGKSFAGADFELGMMWREVYKLRQRVLLIWGREDRVNPLDGALVALKQIPRVQLHVFGQCGHWAQLEKFDEFNKLTVDFLGGGS
- the hsaC gene encoding iron-dependent extradiol dioxygenase HsaC, yielding MSIRSLGYLRIEATDVAAWREYGLKVLGMVEGSGQVEGALYLRMDDFPARLVIIPGEHDRLQSSGWETANAAGLQEIRNRLDLEGTPYKEATAAQLADRRVDEMIIFDDPSGNTLEVFHGAALEHRRVVSPYGHRFVTKEQGLGHVVLTTRDDAESLHFYRDVLGFKLRDSMRLPPQLVGRPADGPPAWLRFFGVNPRHHSLAFMPGETPSGIVHLMVEVENSDDVGLCLDRALRRKVPMSATLGRHVNDKMLSFYMKTPGGFDVEFGCEGLQVDDQDWIARESTAVSLWGHDFSVGFKN
- the hsaB gene encoding 3-hydroxy-9,10-secoandrosta-1,3,5(10)-triene-9,17-dione monooxygenase reductase subunit; protein product: MSAESLDPRTFRSVLGQFCTGITVITTMHEDTPVGFACQSFAALSLDPPLVLFCPTKMSRSWQAIEASGHFCVNVLHENQKEVSATFGSKEPDKFAGFDWHLSELGSPMIKGSLAHIDCSVHSVHDGGDHYVVFGAVHSLSDAQHRTPRPLLFYRGQYTGIEPDKTTPAQWRDDLEAFLTATTDDTWL
- a CDS encoding fibronectin-binding protein, with protein sequence MFTKALITAAAMAAAAALSAAPAGAQPGPPPCELALSFLCNVIPMAPNLDHDVDLTEQLPPADPSAPPPESLPVADPCAAGCI
- a CDS encoding alpha/beta fold hydrolase, producing MPFIDHPKGRAYYRHWDAAAPRAVVIFLHGFGEHTGLYHRYGFALNAAGIDLWAVDQFGHGLSPGERGDFGSIEDSSALADALSGLAENRRPGLPLIAQGHSFGSVVTLFRLLNQPDRYRAGVVSGAPLVPIPEMLDSDTSVELDPAWLSSDPFYLDALENDPLAFVDADGATLTRELDWAWDRFGSELPKLAVPTLALHGVNDPIAPIEPVRAYAEQIEALRIAEFVGARHDVLNETMHAEVAATVIDFIGEQALE
- a CDS encoding LysR family transcriptional regulator, which encodes MTVSTGRPSADDLLVLLAVGRSGRYTTAAEELGLNHTTISRRIAALEQAIGGRVLTRGAGGWELTDLGREALAAAEAVESAVRSLSVDSGGERALEGVVRISATDGFSAYIAAPAAARVQREHPKIAVEIVATTRPATQQRSGLDVEVVVGEPKVHRAKAIQLGDYCLGLYGARDYLREHGTPTSIADMSRFPLVYFIDAMLQVDDLDVATSFAPDMRESVTSTNVFVHVEATRASAGLGLLPCFMADRHDDLIRVLPDAVAVRLTYWLVARAETLRRPEVAAVVDAIRLQMATSRDVLLGRG
- a CDS encoding MFS transporter, yielding MSITDEPKPQPGGAGPIPTGLKRVVVASMAGTVVEWYEFFLYATAATLVFNKVFFAEGTSEASGLIAALLTYAVGFVARPLGGVVFGHFGDKYGRKKLLQFAILLVGAVTFLMGSLPTYEQIGVWAPILLVVLRFLQGFAVGGEWGGAVLLVAEHSPNDKRAFWASWPQAAVPVGNMLATVVLLILTQALSEASFLSWGWRIAFWLSAVVVGIGYYIRTKVSDAPIFVAAQQEVERAKAVSYGVVEVLKRYPRGVFTAMGLRFAENIMYYLVVTFSIVYLKTHVHADTSDILWWLLAAHAVHFVVIPQVGRLADRFGRRPVYIVGAVAAGCWGFFAFPMMNSANYLLIMGAIIAGLVIHALMYSPQPALMAEMFPTRMRYSGVSLGYQVTAIVAGSLAPAIATWLLDRFDSAVPIALYLAGAAVITLVAALVTRETNGIDLEALDQADRDALAKAGRL
- a CDS encoding 3-hydroxybutyrate dehydrogenase, with product MTDLAGRTALVTGGASGIGAACARELAARGAQVTVADVDADGARSVADEISGKPWAVDLSDVAALEGLRLQTDILVNNAGVQHVSPIEDFPPERFRFILALMVEAPFLLIRAALPHMYGQQFGRIINISSVHGLRASEYKSGYVTAKHGLEGLSKVTALEGGSRNVTSNCVDPGYVRTPLVTKQIADQARRHEVPEDKVVEEILLKESAIKRLVEPEDVASLVGWLASPDAAMVTGASYTMDGGWSAR
- a CDS encoding acetoacetate--CoA ligase codes for the protein MTDTVTAQWTPTEDDIAAARVTDFARFVKTRTGTLHEDYRSLWQWSVDDPAAFWAALWDYFELGDRPEVVLAAETMPGAQWFPGAKLNYVDQVIRSARTDRPAILHVTEDGSTTEVSWAELLGRTAAFAQRLRELGVNSGDRVVGYLPNIPEAIIAFLATASIGAVWSACGQDYSAKAALDRLGQLEPIVLVTADGYHYGGKFHDKSADIATMQAGLPSLRATVMAGELDRSADANALATTAVDFDHPLWILFSSGTTGLPKGIVHGHGGVVLEHLKAVALQCDLGAEDTFFWYTSPSWMMWNFLVAGLLVGTTTVCYAGSPNSPRPDRLWEIAAQVRATLLGTSPGYVLGCAKAGAVPRTDHDLSALRTVGITGSSLPPSTSLWLRDNVGERVQVSSISGGTDVVSAFIGGVPTVPVWPGELSAPYLGCALDAWDESGNPVRGEVGELVITKPMPSMPVGFWNDPDGSRYRSAYFDMFPGVWRHGDWITITERGSIIVHGRSDSTLNRHGIRMGSADIYQVVERIPEVAEALVIGVEQSDGGYWMPLFVVLADGAELTDELRDRINTAIRTEVSPRHVPDEIIAAPGVPHTRTGKKLEVPIKKLFGGADPAKVVERSAVDDPALLDWYAGIKR